CGCGATTCCGAAAGCCAACGGCTATCAGTCACTGCACACCACCCTGTTCGGCATGCACGGTGTACCGATCGAGATCCAGATTCGCACCCGCGAAATGGAGGAGATGGCCAACAATGGCATCGCTGCGCACTGGCTGTACAAGTCGTCGGGCGATGAACAGCCGAAGAGCACTCACGCTCGGGCACGGCAGTGGGTCAAAGGCGTGCTGGAGATGCAGCAGCGCGCCGGCAACTCGCTGGAATTCATCGAAAGCGTGAAGATCGATCTGTTCCCGGACGAGGTGTACGTGTTCACCCCGAAGGGGCGGATCATGGAGCTGCCGAAGGGCTCCACCGCAGTGGACTTCGCTTACGCCGTGCACACCGACGTTGGCAACAGCTGTATTGCTTGCCGTATCAATCGCCGTCTGGCTCCACTGTCCGAACCGTTGCAGAGCGGCTCTACAGTCGAAATCGTCAGTGCACCCGGCGCCCGTCCGAACCCGGCCTGGCTCAACTTTGTCGTCACCGGCAAAGCCCGGACGCACATCCGCCATGCGCTCAAACTGCAGCGTCGGTCGGAGTCGATCAATCTGGGCGAACGGCTCTTGAACAAAGTGCTCAACGGCTTCGACAGCACGCTGGACAAGATTCCGGCCGAACGCGTACGTCTGGTCCTCGCCGAGTACAGGGTAGAGGTCATCGAAGACCTGCTCGAAGATATCGGTCTGGGCAATCGCATGGCGTATGTGGTGGCTCGGCGATTGCTCGCCAGCGAGGGCGACCAGTTGCCAAATGCCGAAGGGCCGTTGGCCATTCGGGGCACTGAAGGTCTGGTGCTCAGCTATGCGAAGTGTTGCACGCCGATTCCGGGTGACCCTATCGTCGGCCACTTGTCCGCAGGCAAGGGCATGGTGGTCCACCTGGACAACTGCCGGAACATCACGGAAATCCGTCATAACCCCGAAAAATGCATCCAGCTGTCCTGGGCGAAAGACGTTACCGGCGAGTTCAACGTCGAGCTGCGTGTCGAGCTGGAGCATCAACGCGGCCTGATCGCCTTGCTTGCCAGCAGCGTCAACGCGGCCGACGGGAATATCGAAAAAATCAGTATGGATGAACGCGATGGTCGCATCAGCGTGGTCCAACTGGTGGTCAGTGTGCATGATCGAGTGCATCTGGCACGCGTGATCAAGAAGCTGCGCGCCCTGGCTGGCGTGATCCGCATTACTCGCATGCGCGCGTAGTCAAACCGCTAACAGGAGTTATTCATGAGCAAGACCGTCATCTCCAGCGACAAGGCCCCTGCCGCCATCGGCACTTACTCTCAGGCGATCAAGGCCGGTAACACGGTCTACATGTCGGGACAGATTCCGCTGGACCCAAAAACCATGGAGCTGGTCGAGGGTTTTGAAGCCCAGACCGTTCAGGTTTTTGAAAACCTTAAAGCAGTGGCTGAGGCCGCAGGCGGTTCGTTCAAGGACATCGTCAAGCTGAACATCTTCCTGACTGACCTGAGCCATTTCGCCAAGGTCAACGAGATCATGGGCACGTACTTCGAGCAGCCCTATCCGGCCCGTGCCGCCATCGGTGTCGCTGCGCTGCCGCGTGGCGCTCAGGTCGAAATGGACGCCATACTGGTCGTCGAGTAAATCCCGGTGCGGAGCTCATGCACGCTCCGCCTCCTCAGCACAGGAAGGACTCCGCCTATGCGCGTTGCGTTTGCCCTCTCGCTGCTGGCAGCACTGCTCAGCGGCTGCGCCAGCCACTCCAACAAAACGCCGGACGGCACCTGGATCAACCAGGCCGCAATCGACGCCGCAGCTCAAGGCGGCAATTTGCGGCAAGCGTTACTGGCTTACGGCCCCAATCTGGAATGGAACATCAACACCAAGGCAGGCCAGGCCACTGCGTCCAACGGCTTCGAGCTCAGTGAAGGCAAGATTGCCAGTAACGCCGACGGCAAGTTGCGGGTCGATTTCTATGGCAACGCGTCGGATGAGTTGACCATCAAAGGTGACGATCTGGTGCAGCGCGCCAGCGACACAGGTCCAGAACAGCACTTCCGTTCGCCCAAGGAAGCACCGCCTGCCGGAGCGCAACCTGGCACCAGCTTCGAGCGCGCGCTTTATACCGCTTATCTGGGCGGCAAATGGACGATCGTCAACGGCGACGGCCAGGGCAGTACCGTGGAATTCCTGCCAGACGGCAGCGTCAGTGGGTTACCGGGCAATGATCGCTACGCACTGTGCCTTGCCGGCGACTGCGCGGCCATGAGCGGTGAGTACGACAGCATGTGGCTGGAAAAGGACGAGCGCGGTAATCCGTGGATCTTCGTTCGCAACGGCAAGCAGCTTGAGCTCTTCCAGGCAGTAAACAATGCACAGGCAACCGAGATGCCTGATTTGCGCCCAGGCGAGCGACGCTGGGTGCTTGAAAAGAACTGACTGTCGCGTACACATGGTGGGACCGGCTTCAGCCGGGAAGAGGTCAGTACCTGCGACCTCAATTTCCCGGTTGTTAAGACGGACGCCTTCTCGGCTAAAGCCGGTCCTACCCGTCCGCGCCAAAGCAGACTAGTTCGGCTGGTCTGCCAGCATCGCCTCATACCCTTCCTGATACGTCGCATAACGCGGTCTCCAGCCCAGCGCCTTGATGCGGGCGTTGCTGCAACGTTTACTCCCGGTGCGCCGCACACTGTTTGCATCCGACCACTCGGTGACGCCCAGGCGCTTTCGCAACCAGTCGACCACTTCAGCCAAGGGCACCGGCGCATCATCGACGCCGATGTAGCAGTCTTCCAGCACCTTGCCGTCTGCCGCGGCGCGCAGTAAAAACGCCAGCAGTCCGGCTGCGTCATCAGCATGAATACGGTTGCCATACAGCGGCGGCTCGCTCGCGACGCTATAGCCTTGACGTACACGGTTCATCAAATCGCTACGCCCCGGACCGTAGATGCCGGTAAGCCTGACAATGGTAGCGGCGACTCCGCTCTCCAGAGCAACCTGCTCTGCCTCGCGCATAACCTGGCCGGAAAAGCCGGTGGCTTCGGCAGGCGACGTTTCATCGACCCACTCACCTTGTTGCTGCCCGTACACACTGCTGCTGGAGACGAATACAAGACGCTTTGGTTTCTGACCGCTGCGTTCGCTCCACCCCAACACGTGTCGAAGTCCGTCGACGTAAGCAGCTCGGTAGCCCGCCTCATCCCGCTCGGTGGGCGTTGCGCAATAGACCAGAAAATCCAGCCGGCCCTCCGGCCAGTGCGCCGGAATACGGGCATCGAACAGATCGCCACTGACGGCAAGCACACCCGTGGGCAATTTCTCTATTGACCGCCGCAGGCCATACACGGTCCAGTCGTCGGGCAACAGTTGGGAGGCGAGCCGGCTCCCGATATCGCCACATCCAGCAATCAGAACGGATGGCGCTGACATGTCCAATCTCCCCATCATTTGTTGAATTTCGGCCCGTAAATCGGAGTTTAAAACCGACCATTGGGAAGCATTCTCAGGAAAAAAGAGACGCTCTTACTTTTGTTAACAAGAATTACTTGCAATAATGGCGACCCTTTGTTCTCCTCCGCTCGCCTCGCGCCAGCGTGACGCTCTCAGAACGAACACCTATTTTTATATCAGGTCGGGCCAGCATGACACCTATTCAAACTCCCGCTTCGTCAATCGCCAATCGAGGTCTGCCACGGGCAGGTCGCGCCTTTGCCGCGCTGCTTTTAAGCCTGATGCTGACGCCTGTCGCCCTCGCTGACTCCACTGCCCCCGCGCAGAAACCAGCGGTGCAGGCCGAGACACCAGCGGCCACACCGGTTGACCCTGCTGCAGCGCCAACCGTTCAAGAGTTGACACCGGCTTCTGCCCCGACTGATCCGGCGGAGCCTGCCGCGGAAGATAACAGCTTGGGCATGTCCCACGATCTCTCGCCGTGGGGCATGTACAAAAACGCTGACATTATCGTCAAAGCAGTGATGATCGGACTGGCCATTGCGTCGGTGATTACCTGGACTATCTGGATTGCCAAGGGCTTCGAGTTGCTGGGCGCCAAGCGCCGTCTGCGCGGCGAGATTGCAGCGTTGAAACGTGCGCGCAACCTGGACGAAGCCAGCGCAGGGGCAAAGAAAGAAGGCACCCTTTCCCATTTGCTTGTGCACGACGCCATGGAAGAGATGCGCCTGTCGGTCAACACGCGTGAGCGCGAAGGCATCAAGGAACGCGTTGCTTTCCGTCTTGAGCGACTGGTCGCAGCCTGTGGCCGCAACATGAGCATGGGCACAGGCGTGCTCGCCACCATCGGTTCGACTGCGCCCTTCGTAGGCCTGTTCGGCACCGTCTGGGGGATCATGAACAGCTTCATCGGCATCGCTAAAACCCAGACCACCAACCTTGCCGTGGTTGCACCCGGCATCGCTGAAGCATTGCTGGCCACTGCACTGGGCCTGGTTGCTGCGATCCCTGCCGTAGTCATCTACAACGTCTTTGCCCGCTCCATCGCCGGTTACAAGGCTCAAGTCTCCGACGCCTCGGCGCAGGTTCTGTTGTTGGTCAGCCGAGATCTGGATCACCAGCCTGCGGCCGAGCGCAGCCAACCGCCGCACATGGTAAAAATGGGGTAAACCATGGGCCTGCATTTGAAAGAAGGCGACGACGAGCTCGCCGAAAACCACGAAATCAACGTAACGCCGTTCATCGACGTCATGCTGGTGCTGCTGATCATCTTCATGGTCGCAGCACCGCTGGCGACGGTAGACATCAAAGTCGACTTGCCGGCGTCCACAGCCAAACCTGCTCCTCGACCCGAGAAGCCCGTTTTCCTGAGCGTCAAGGCGGACCAGAGCTTGTACCTGGGCGATGAAAAGGTCGCACGCGAGCAGATCGGCCAAGTGCTGGATGCCAAAACCAAGGGCAAGAAAGACACCACCATCTTCTTCCAGGCCGACAAGGGCGTGGATTACGGCGACCTGATGGACGTCATGAATGCCCTGCGCGGCGCAGGCTACCTGAAGGTGGGCCTGGTGGGTCTTGAGACGGTTGGTAAGAAATGATCAATACGCGCCAAAAACTGA
The nucleotide sequence above comes from Pseudomonas lutea. Encoded proteins:
- the spoT gene encoding bifunctional GTP diphosphokinase/guanosine-3',5'-bis pyrophosphate 3'-pyrophosphohydrolase — protein: MPSIDALADRLSTYLGADQVNLVRRAYFYAEQAHDGQRRRSGEAYVTHPLAVANILADMHMDHQSLMAAMLHDVIEDTGIAKEALCAQFGETVAELVDGVSKLTQMNFETKAEAQAENFQKMAMAMARDIRVILVKLADRLHNMRTLEVLSGEKRRRIAKETLEIYAPIANRLGMHSVRIEFEDLGFKAMYPMRSSRIGQAVKRARGNRKELVNKIEESLSHCLAVDGIEGEVSGRQKHLYGIYKKMRGKRRAFNEIMDVYAFRIIVDKVDTCYRVLGAVHNLYKPLPGRFKDYIAIPKANGYQSLHTTLFGMHGVPIEIQIRTREMEEMANNGIAAHWLYKSSGDEQPKSTHARARQWVKGVLEMQQRAGNSLEFIESVKIDLFPDEVYVFTPKGRIMELPKGSTAVDFAYAVHTDVGNSCIACRINRRLAPLSEPLQSGSTVEIVSAPGARPNPAWLNFVVTGKARTHIRHALKLQRRSESINLGERLLNKVLNGFDSTLDKIPAERVRLVLAEYRVEVIEDLLEDIGLGNRMAYVVARRLLASEGDQLPNAEGPLAIRGTEGLVLSYAKCCTPIPGDPIVGHLSAGKGMVVHLDNCRNITEIRHNPEKCIQLSWAKDVTGEFNVELRVELEHQRGLIALLASSVNAADGNIEKISMDERDGRISVVQLVVSVHDRVHLARVIKKLRALAGVIRITRMRA
- a CDS encoding RidA family protein, whose protein sequence is MSKTVISSDKAPAAIGTYSQAIKAGNTVYMSGQIPLDPKTMELVEGFEAQTVQVFENLKAVAEAAGGSFKDIVKLNIFLTDLSHFAKVNEIMGTYFEQPYPARAAIGVAALPRGAQVEMDAILVVE
- a CDS encoding SDR family oxidoreductase; the protein is MSAPSVLIAGCGDIGSRLASQLLPDDWTVYGLRRSIEKLPTGVLAVSGDLFDARIPAHWPEGRLDFLVYCATPTERDEAGYRAAYVDGLRHVLGWSERSGQKPKRLVFVSSSSVYGQQQGEWVDETSPAEATGFSGQVMREAEQVALESGVAATIVRLTGIYGPGRSDLMNRVRQGYSVASEPPLYGNRIHADDAAGLLAFLLRAAADGKVLEDCYIGVDDAPVPLAEVVDWLRKRLGVTEWSDANSVRRTGSKRCSNARIKALGWRPRYATYQEGYEAMLADQPN
- the exbB gene encoding tonB-system energizer ExbB, whose protein sequence is MTPIQTPASSIANRGLPRAGRAFAALLLSLMLTPVALADSTAPAQKPAVQAETPAATPVDPAAAPTVQELTPASAPTDPAEPAAEDNSLGMSHDLSPWGMYKNADIIVKAVMIGLAIASVITWTIWIAKGFELLGAKRRLRGEIAALKRARNLDEASAGAKKEGTLSHLLVHDAMEEMRLSVNTREREGIKERVAFRLERLVAACGRNMSMGTGVLATIGSTAPFVGLFGTVWGIMNSFIGIAKTQTTNLAVVAPGIAEALLATALGLVAAIPAVVIYNVFARSIAGYKAQVSDASAQVLLLVSRDLDHQPAAERSQPPHMVKMG
- the exbD gene encoding TonB system transport protein ExbD — its product is MGLHLKEGDDELAENHEINVTPFIDVMLVLLIIFMVAAPLATVDIKVDLPASTAKPAPRPEKPVFLSVKADQSLYLGDEKVAREQIGQVLDAKTKGKKDTTIFFQADKGVDYGDLMDVMNALRGAGYLKVGLVGLETVGKK